In Flavobacterium piscisymbiosum, the sequence AAGTTGATAACGTGAGAGATATTCGAAATATCTAAACCTCTCGCCATAATATCTGTAGTGATCAAACCACGTAGATTTCCTTCCTGGAATTCGGCCATCGTACTTAAACGATAATTCTGAGATTTATTCGAGTGAATTACACCAAACTGACCTTCAAAATCTTCTTCAATTCGGGTATGAAGCATATCCGAAATCTTTTTATTATTCACAAAAACCAAAACACGTTCCATGCTTTCGTTTGTTTCTAATAAATGTTTTAGCAGATTTACTTTTGTATTAAAGTTAGGTACATTATACGTAACCTGAGTAATGTTTTCAAGCGGAGTTCCTGAAGCAGCAAGTGTAACTTCTTCCGGGAAATCAAAAAAGTCATTCAAAACAGCATCAACTTCATCCGTCATTGTTGCAGAGAAAAGAATGTTCTGACGTTTGGTTTTCATCATCGCCAAAAGCGCTGTCAATTGTGTACGGAAACCAAGATTTAGCATTTCATCAAACTCATCAATGACTAATTTTTGAGTTTCATCAAAACGAATAACAGCATCAAGCGCTAAATCCATTGTACGGCCTGGTGTACCGACTAAAATGTCGACACCTTCGTAAACGGCTTTTTTTTGTGTATTAATGTTTACTCCACCAAAAATACCAAGCGTACTAACCGACATGTATTTGGTTAATTTCTCAACTTCTTCTACAACCTGAACTACTAATTCGCGTGTTGGAACCAGAATTACAATTTTAGGTGTATTGGTGGGTGTAAATTTGTATAATTTTAAAAGAGGTAATAAGTAGGCAAATGTTTTACCGGTACCGGTTTGCGCAATTCCCATCATATCGCGGCCAGACATAATCACGGCAAAGGATTTTTCCTGAATAGGAGTAGGCGTAACAAAGCCTAATTCGTCGATTGCTTTTTGTACTGATTTTGGAAGATTGAATTTTTCGAAAGTGCTCATTTGCATTAAATTTTGTGCAAATGTACATTAAATTAGCGGTTTTTTTGTTGATTTTGTGATTATATACCGTCTTGTCTCTCTGAACGTCCCGAGACTTCGGGAGAAGAGCGTGCCAATTAGAATCTTCTGGGCAGGAATATATAATCAATTTTAAACACGAATTTCACGAATTTACACTAATTTCAATGGTTAAAGTTAGTTTGAGAAATTAATTTCACTAACTAATTAGTGTAAATTCGTGAAATTCGTGTTTGTTTTACTTGGTACGTGGGGCTTCGACCTCGCTCAGCCTGACATGCGTAATTTTTTTAAGTTTAAAACCCTTCAAAAACTCCCAATCCGAATAAAGCAAAATCATATTTTACAGGATCTTGTGCATCCATTTTTCTAAGTTTAAGATCTAATTCGTTCAGGGCTTTTCCGTCGTTTTGTTTTCGGGTCAGAATTCCTAGTTTTCGGGCGACATTTCCGGAATGAACATCAAGCGGACAAGATAATGCGGCTGGCGAAATGCTTTTCCAGATTCCTAAATCGACTCCTTTGGTGTCCTGACGCACCATCCAGCGCAAATACATGTTGATTCTTTTTGCTGCGGAATTATTTAAAGGATCTGAAATATGTTTCTGAGTTCGTGGCAAATGATCGATTTCGAAGAATGTTTTTTTGAATTCGTGAATGCTTTTCTGTAAACTATCTTTTTCATGATGTTTTGCAAAAACAGCTTCTAAACCGCCGTGATTTTTATAAATGTGTTGCAATCCCTTTATGAAACCGCCAAAATCTTTTCCGTTGAAAGTACGATGAACGAAATTTTCAAGTCGAACCAAATCATCTTCAGAATGTGACATGACAAAATCATATGGCGTATTGCCCATTAGATCCATCATTTGATGAGAGTTTTTGATAATCATTTTACGATTTCCCCAAGCAATTGTCGCGCTCAGGAAACCGGCGATTTCGATGTCTTCTTTTTGAGAGAATAAATGCGGAATCTGTACAGGATCGCTATCAATAAAATCCTGATTGTTATATTGAATGACTTTTTCGTCGAGAAATTCTTTGAGTTCTTTTTGAGTCATATTTAAAATGAAGTTCTTGTTATTTCTATAGTCTTATTCTTGATGGAGGGAGATTTTTTTTGGTTCAAAAACTAGTAGAAAATCCAATTAAGCTTTGAGCAGTATTTTTCGTCCTCAAATATATAAAAAATTGACTTAGAGGGAAAAGAAATATGATTTTGAAACTGTAATATTTAGTTATCCCTATTAAATAAATCCTTGAAAATATTAATTGTATTTTACAATTCAGTTTTATTTTTAGAAAAAATCTTACAAAATAAGTTAAATCTATTTTTTTTTGTTTGTATATTCGTATTTATTTACTTCGTAGTTAATCTTTAAATTCTAAAATTTTAATCATTTAATATTTAACGGTAATGAACATGAAACAAGAAAATCTATCTTTTGGAATAGGAGGCAAAGAAGTTTCGCATTTTACTTCTATTGAGTTATATCAAAGTATCAACAATCATCATAAATTTACTATAAAAGTACCGCATTCAGTAATTGAGAAACCTAGAGCGTACGCAATTGAAAATGCGCAGCATTGGCTTGGCAAAACTTTGCATATTGTTTTAGGAAATAAAAATAATTTTCTGGGTATTATAACTAATATTCAATTTTCTCAAGAGCAAGATCAAGTTGGCAGCCAAATTATTCTATCAGGTTTTTCTAAAACCATATTGTTAGAATCGGGTAAAAAACTTCATTCATGGGAAGATATTGATCTACAGGAAATGATTAAAGGAATTATCAAAAATGCAACCGAAGAAAAACTGCAAAATGAGATTGTTCCGGAATATACATCTAAAATAAGTTACCAAACTCAGTATATGGAAACGGATTTTCAATATATTCAGCGATTAGCAAAGCAATATAATGAATGGTTGTATTATGATGGAGAAAAATTATTTTTTGGAAAACCGCCAAAGAAATGGGAATCCATAAATCTAACTTTTGGCAAAGATTTATTGGCATTAGACATGACCATACAAGCTATTCCTATTCAGTTTAGTGCTTTTACATATAATGATGATATCAACCAACTTTATCAGGCACAAACAGATAAAACTGTTGAGGGTCTGTCTAAACTAGGGAATCAGGTTTTAGAGATCTCACATGACCTCTATTCTACTGCTTCTTTTGAGTATGGAAATCTGCCTACCGGATATGATATGCATTTAGAGCAGAATTTGAAAAAAAGACAAGAAAGCACAATGGCAGATGCCAATTATATTATAGCCACAAGCCGCAATAACAAATTAAAAATAGGTACAATTATTAACATTGATGCATTAGAAGAAATAGACATTAATACAGCACATTTGTCAGGATTGGATGTGACAAAAAACAATTATAGAAATCAAGGAATCGGGCAGTATATCATTACCGAAATTACTCACTTAGCAACTGATATTGGCGAATACTCTAATAAATTTAAAGCTTTATCTGCCTCTATAAAAAAATTACCTGAACCACAAATAACATTTCCGCAAGCACAAATGCAGCAAGCAAAAGTTGTTGATAATGCCGACCCAAGAGGAAAGGGAAGAGTACGGGTAAAGATGTTGTGGCAACAAGGTAAGCTGCAAAAAACACCCTGGCTTCGTGTTATGACACCCGACGCAGGATCAAGTGGGTTAGTTGACTCTAATAGAGGTTTAGTTTTTATTCCTGAGATAGGCGACGATGTTATAGTTGGCTTTAGATACAATGACCCAAACAGACCTTTTATTATGGGAAATTTATTTAACGGTCAAACAGCCGCTGGAGGAAAATTAAATAATAATATTAAGAGTATTTATACAAAAAGCGGACACCGAATTGTTTTTGATGATACTGATGAAAATGGAAAAATAACAATTCAGGATCAAAAAGGAAATCAATTTCATATTGATAGCGCAAATGATACTATAGATATTGAGGCTTTGAGTATTATTAACCTAAAAGCAAAAAACATAAATCTTATTGCCAGTGAGAATATCACTATGAGTGCAGAAAAAAATATAAATATGAACGCCAAAGAAAGCATGTTTTTATTTGGAACTAAACAGGTAATTGTACATTCTGATAAATATGTTGATATAGAAAGTTTTGAAGATTTACAACTTACTGCCAAAGAAACCAATCTAAAATCTACAGATTTACTTGATTTGACCGCTAAAAAAATGAATATAGGATCTCAAACGGATTTATTGTTAAGCGGAGATGAAGTAGTCTTGAACGGAGTAGAGAAAATAGAAATAAAATCACCCGATATAAACGAAGTTTCGAGTACGGCTACGTTTCCTTTTAAAGAGAGAGTGGTTGAAAAAGAGATTAGAGAAGAGATGCAACTTAAAACTAATAAATAATGGGCACGGGAACAGGAAATGCAGACGGATACTATTTTAATATAAATGGTTTTTTTTATGGACAAGAAGGTACAAGTACCAAAGTCAAATTATGTACTGGAATCTCAAGTTACAAATGTTTTAAAAACGACAAACCTTTAAAGCAAAAATTATATGTAGGAATTATTGAGACTGATATTGAATTTGAGGATTTAATAGAATTGGCTGCTACCACTTATGGAGAAAGTTCTTTAGGCAGAAAAAACACTGTTCAAAAAGAAAGAAAAGAAGGAGAAAAAATGGTTAAATATAATGTTGAAGTGGATATAAAAGACAGCGAATTGCGATTGGAAGCAAGAGCACTTGCTTGTTGTGTTTTTAATTATAAAAATAAGAGGGACCATGATAATTATGTGAAAAGTGTAAGAGTGGTATACAATCCTATAATCTCACAAGTAATAAAAGATATGGGAGCATTTGCGCAAGGAAAACCAAATTATAAGGTTTTGAAGAAAAAATCAAAGACCCCTGAATTATTCAACAAGATGCAACAATTTCATATTGAAGCAGGCTTATTGGCTCACATAAGAGACCAGCAAAAAAAGGGAAAGCTAAAAGGAATTAGTACTATTCAAGATTTTGCCAATGGCGCATTATTATGGGATGGAGTTGATTTGAAAGATAATTATAATAATCATGAAAAAGTAAATAACGGTTATTTTGTAAGTAATGAAAAACATAACGTACTTGGAATTAAATCTAAAAAAATAACCATTGATAGTTCAAAACCTAAAAATGATAAAGATAGATTTGTTAAAGATAGTGTACAATGTTATGACTTACGGTCTAAAAAAGATGTTAGTTTTGCGGAAAAAAAATGCTATTCCTATAAATACGCCACTACATGTGGACATGCTAAATCTATGTTTGTAAAATTGTCCGATGAATACGAAGCCGCCATAATACATTCTTTAAGAGAAAAAACAGATAACACATATATATTAAATCCATGGTGGTAAAAGAAAACTTAAGAATAATCATAGTATTATTATGCTGTCTTATCAGTTGCAAAAACGATAAAACTGCAAAACCAATAATTCAGACCCAAAAAATAACGGATTCTCTTTTAGTCATAAAAGAAAGAAAAGAGAAATACAAAAGAACAACAGCTAATAATAAAGAAATATTAAAAACTATTGTATTCGAAAATAGAATCTATGACAAAGAAAACGATTTTACAAAAATTAAATCTGTTTTATTAGAAACACCAGGTGAAATTGAATTTACGAAATTTATGACATCCGATTATAGAAAAGAAATCCAATTTTTAAATTTTGGTTTATTGAATCATTTAGAATATAAAGAACCTTATAAAGAGTATAGTCCTTTTATAAATGCTTCAACTAAAAAGATGGAATTTATATTGAGTTATGATGGTTCTATAAAAATTTCATTTAGCAACGGACAATATTTTTGGTTTGGAGAAAACTACAAATGGCTCACTCCAAAAATAAAAGTATCGGATAGTCTTGATTATCAGTTTTATAATATGGGTTCATTTAAGAAAATGAACAATCGATCTGTTATTCATGGAGGTCAGATTTTAAAGTTTAAGAATAAAATATATTTATTATTTTTTATTAGTAATGGTATGTGGTGGATTCATCATCTTTTTGATATTACAGATGAAAAAAGCATTAAATATTGTATTCTAAATAGTATTTACGGATTAGAAGATTGTTATGGAGATTTTAACAATGATGGAAAATTAGATTTTAAACAAAAATATGCTTACCTAAGAAATAGTGAGGATAAATCGCAAGATAAATACAAAGTCTATACGTTACCTGAATAAATCAGCAATTAGAAAATGAAAAAAATAACAATTATAATATTCATTTTGGTTTTTACTTCTTGCAAAAAAGATACTACTAAAAAAGATGTTGTTACTGGCAATTTTCAAATAGATAGATTTTTAAAAGAATATGTTTCTACATCAAATACAAAAGGCGATAGTATCTATTTAAAGGATTTAGATGTAGCATTATCATTAAATAATAAAAAAGATAAATATCAATATTCAGTTGAAAAATATGGTAATTTATTTGATAGTAAATATAAATACATTCAGATTATAGATTCAAATAATTATGAATGTACAGTTTATATTATAAAAAATAAAGAAGTAATTAAATTAATTAGTTTTGAAAAAAAGATTCCTTTCAACAAAATTTTCACGAGAGATATAAATAACGATGGTCAGAAAGATTTTGTAATTACTTCACCAACAACAGGTCCTGAAGAATTTCACATCTGTTTATTAGATAAAAACACAGGATTAATAAGTAATGAAATAAATACATATAATTACTATCCTGTAAAAAACAATGAGTTTATTGAGGTTGTAAATCATCAATCTCCTATTGTACATGTATTTAAAATGAGATGGCAAGGCATTAAAGTTGATACCATAGAAAAAATATATTATGATTGGGAACATCCTGTTTATTACAAAGCTGATAAATATCCTTTTAAAGACTTTGGAGATCAGGATAAAAGTTATGTTTATGACTCTACAGTAAAAGTTAAGATTATAAAAAAGTTACCTTCTGAGTATATAAAAGCTGTAAAAAAATATTACCCTGAACTTATTAAGTATTAAATATGTCATTAAAAACTATTACCGATTCAACCTTGATTTGTGATAAAGGAAGTA encodes:
- a CDS encoding DEAD/DEAH box helicase produces the protein MSTFEKFNLPKSVQKAIDELGFVTPTPIQEKSFAVIMSGRDMMGIAQTGTGKTFAYLLPLLKLYKFTPTNTPKIVILVPTRELVVQVVEEVEKLTKYMSVSTLGIFGGVNINTQKKAVYEGVDILVGTPGRTMDLALDAVIRFDETQKLVIDEFDEMLNLGFRTQLTALLAMMKTKRQNILFSATMTDEVDAVLNDFFDFPEEVTLAASGTPLENITQVTYNVPNFNTKVNLLKHLLETNESMERVLVFVNNKKISDMLHTRIEEDFEGQFGVIHSNKSQNYRLSTMAEFQEGNLRGLITTDIMARGLDISNISHVINFELPEFPELYMHRIGRTGRADATGTAISFITPREEEFKVEVEVLMNQELAIADFPEEVEISSKLIEPEKDKQPIKFLMKKQSLKGDGAFHEKDKKNKKVNLGGPSKTKKKTHGSVNRNMLKTRDKKRKDKNK
- a CDS encoding TIGR02757 family protein codes for the protein MTQKELKEFLDEKVIQYNNQDFIDSDPVQIPHLFSQKEDIEIAGFLSATIAWGNRKMIIKNSHQMMDLMGNTPYDFVMSHSEDDLVRLENFVHRTFNGKDFGGFIKGLQHIYKNHGGLEAVFAKHHEKDSLQKSIHEFKKTFFEIDHLPRTQKHISDPLNNSAAKRINMYLRWMVRQDTKGVDLGIWKSISPAALSCPLDVHSGNVARKLGILTRKQNDGKALNELDLKLRKMDAQDPVKYDFALFGLGVFEGF
- a CDS encoding type VI secretion system Vgr family protein, with the protein product MKQENLSFGIGGKEVSHFTSIELYQSINNHHKFTIKVPHSVIEKPRAYAIENAQHWLGKTLHIVLGNKNNFLGIITNIQFSQEQDQVGSQIILSGFSKTILLESGKKLHSWEDIDLQEMIKGIIKNATEEKLQNEIVPEYTSKISYQTQYMETDFQYIQRLAKQYNEWLYYDGEKLFFGKPPKKWESINLTFGKDLLALDMTIQAIPIQFSAFTYNDDINQLYQAQTDKTVEGLSKLGNQVLEISHDLYSTASFEYGNLPTGYDMHLEQNLKKRQESTMADANYIIATSRNNKLKIGTIINIDALEEIDINTAHLSGLDVTKNNYRNQGIGQYIITEITHLATDIGEYSNKFKALSASIKKLPEPQITFPQAQMQQAKVVDNADPRGKGRVRVKMLWQQGKLQKTPWLRVMTPDAGSSGLVDSNRGLVFIPEIGDDVIVGFRYNDPNRPFIMGNLFNGQTAAGGKLNNNIKSIYTKSGHRIVFDDTDENGKITIQDQKGNQFHIDSANDTIDIEALSIINLKAKNINLIASENITMSAEKNINMNAKESMFLFGTKQVIVHSDKYVDIESFEDLQLTAKETNLKSTDLLDLTAKKMNIGSQTDLLLSGDEVVLNGVEKIEIKSPDINEVSSTATFPFKERVVEKEIREEMQLKTNK